From one Deltaproteobacteria bacterium genomic stretch:
- a CDS encoding Crp/Fnr family transcriptional regulator has protein sequence MRKIQCEACPVRHQGWICDLSAEALDEFRAAGTTAIYKPRQVLFTEGSPTTGLYLVCHGLVKLYHSDRFGRDHILEVAGPGAVLGELPLNGDQRLSVSAEAITESQLCFLQRDRLVAFLQKQPMTGVRLIAALSAELALARRKVRDLALKGAESRLAGLLVQLARATGDLESGKRLQLRYTRRELAEMVGVSTETAIRLLAKLKKKHVIGIERRDIVIADADKLSRVASYDEAET, from the coding sequence ATGCGCAAGATTCAATGCGAAGCGTGCCCGGTCCGTCACCAAGGTTGGATCTGTGATCTGTCGGCGGAAGCGCTCGATGAATTTCGCGCGGCCGGCACCACGGCGATTTACAAGCCGCGGCAGGTGCTGTTCACCGAGGGCAGCCCGACCACCGGTCTCTACTTGGTCTGCCACGGGTTGGTGAAGCTGTATCACTCCGATCGTTTCGGCCGCGATCACATCCTCGAGGTCGCCGGCCCTGGCGCCGTGTTGGGGGAGCTGCCGCTGAATGGCGATCAGCGCTTGTCGGTGTCGGCGGAGGCGATCACCGAATCGCAACTGTGCTTTCTCCAACGCGATCGATTGGTCGCTTTTCTGCAGAAGCAGCCGATGACGGGCGTGCGCCTGATCGCCGCGCTCAGCGCGGAGTTGGCCCTGGCTCGGCGCAAAGTGCGCGACCTCGCACTCAAAGGCGCGGAAAGCCGCTTGGCGGGTTTGCTGGTGCAACTCGCGCGCGCGACCGGCGACTTGGAGTCGGGCAAACGCCTCCAGCTCCGCTACACTCGCCGCGAGCTCGCCGAGATGGTTGGGGTCTCCACCGAAACCGCCATCCGACTGCTGGCGAAGCTGAAGAAGAAACACGTCATCGGCATCGAGCGCCGCGACATCGTGATCGCCGACGCCGATAAGCTCTCGCGCGTCGCCAGCTACGACGAAGCGGAAACCTGA